From uncultured Methanobrevibacter sp., a single genomic window includes:
- a CDS encoding DUF356 domain-containing protein yields MALILVRGENNSKLLSAIADMERHANINLVTKPKVIDSNFADSLVEKILNATLKTKSNVATAFFVKEDTTLSILQIKKIHPPAHVVVVSDEYDGYNQLKNMLDTADDFKGYHSNKAKNEGMIDYKIQGKDRYVKNEKLNSYLKK; encoded by the coding sequence ATGGCTTTAATTTTAGTTAGGGGAGAAAACAATTCAAAATTACTTAGTGCAATTGCTGATATGGAGAGACATGCTAACATAAATCTGGTAACAAAACCTAAAGTTATTGATTCTAATTTTGCCGATTCATTGGTGGAAAAAATTCTTAATGCTACTCTTAAAACCAAATCAAATGTTGCTACTGCATTTTTCGTTAAGGAAGATACTACATTAAGTATTTTACAGATAAAAAAGATTCATCCTCCTGCTCACGTTGTTGTAGTTAGTGATGAATATGATGGTTATAATCAGTTAAAAAATATGCTCGATACTGCTGATGATTTTAAAGGTTATCATTCTAATAAGGCTAAAAACGAGGGTATGATTGATTATAAAATTCAGGGAAAAGACAGATATGTAAAAAATGAAAAATTAAATAGTTATCTTAAAAAATAA
- a CDS encoding glycosyltransferase family 4 protein, protein MCGKMNNTEMLILFLVTLCASIFFTWYVKRILLQARIADNPIVSEHRHKSGTPTMGGIAFLFAISLIIALYYQNNHILIVSYIMLAGGIVGLVDDLIGLKVKEIQKIVVNVSDEVITLGRLEVQPDEEVRVATPKAKAEVDDLLDAGKVKVIGEVPIKTEPEELEKIICQIVLGLCLGLTGAVTTLGGFTLGILAIPVVVIAILGCINSVNLIDGMDGLAAGIVGIASLACAFYGDFFGPQTIVPPFLILTALCLGFLVFNKYPAKIFMGDTGSFVLGTGYAAAVLVGDIPFFGVLALGVPILSVIVSLLHRAHIIKLPVEPLHHTLNHYGMSEVKIVLTYWGTTVLLCVIGILAKMFLF, encoded by the coding sequence GTGTGTGGTAAGATGAATAATACGGAAATGTTAATTCTTTTTTTAGTAACATTATGCGCTTCAATATTCTTTACATGGTATGTAAAAAGAATATTGCTTCAAGCAAGGATTGCAGACAATCCAATTGTTAGTGAACATAGACATAAGAGCGGTACTCCTACAATGGGCGGTATTGCATTCTTATTTGCAATTTCTTTAATTATAGCATTGTATTATCAGAACAATCACATTCTTATAGTGTCATATATAATGCTTGCGGGAGGAATTGTAGGTCTTGTTGACGATTTGATTGGTCTTAAAGTTAAAGAAATACAGAAAATTGTTGTTAACGTTTCTGATGAAGTAATTACTCTTGGCAGGTTGGAAGTTCAGCCTGATGAAGAGGTTCGTGTTGCTACACCAAAAGCAAAAGCTGAAGTTGATGATTTGCTTGATGCAGGTAAAGTTAAAGTAATCGGTGAAGTTCCAATCAAAACAGAACCTGAAGAACTTGAAAAAATCATATGTCAGATAGTTTTAGGTTTATGTCTGGGACTGACTGGTGCAGTCACTACATTAGGTGGATTTACTTTAGGTATATTGGCTATTCCTGTTGTTGTAATAGCAATTTTAGGATGTATTAATTCAGTTAACTTGATTGACGGTATGGATGGTCTGGCTGCAGGTATTGTGGGAATTGCATCACTGGCATGTGCTTTTTACGGCGATTTCTTTGGTCCTCAAACTATCGTTCCTCCATTTTTAATATTGACAGCATTATGTTTAGGATTTTTAGTATTCAACAAATATCCTGCTAAAATATTTATGGGAGATACAGGTTCATTTGTACTGGGAACAGGTTATGCTGCAGCAGTACTGGTAGGAGATATTCCATTTTTCGGAGTTTTGGCTTTAGGTGTTCCAATCCTGTCAGTTATCGTCAGTTTACTTCACAGGGCACATATTATTAAACTGCCTGTAGAACCGCTACATCATACTTTAAATCATTATGGTATGTCCGAAGTAAAAATTGTACTTACTTACTGGGGAACTACCGTATTATTATGTGTTATAGGCATCTTAGCTAAGATGTTCTTATTCTAA
- a CDS encoding acetyl-CoA carboxylase biotin carboxylase subunit family protein — protein MKILFIGSRLYDDIDWYVKEKGIESVLTESNEEAVNLDLPDQVFIVPRGMDGPKQVALMQNVDAIVPLIGIDPPLIDVAYMKEEVENEYGIPVVAAGVRAVELTSNKIKTKEFYSEINVATPNYQILNSPDELELDFPVVLKQGEGQGGKDIKVANSIEDVNEYFDKFDQALCEEFIEGSEISIEVLGFDGEYVALPPIYKGETTIEGTHPLNKVKTGPCMVEGLDNNLVQHTAYKVARNLDSDGIFEMDFMYCPERDQLYAIEVNTRPNGTRYLTTATCGVNSLCELINMAIGEFSLANISDKLKYYHSTEIPIGNYEGPSPNEPVKSFDYNDFVVHGPEGYQRITARANSKKELEDLVEKLT, from the coding sequence ATGAAAATTTTATTTATTGGATCAAGATTATACGATGACATCGACTGGTATGTTAAAGAGAAAGGTATAGAAAGTGTACTTACAGAATCAAATGAGGAAGCTGTTAATTTGGATTTGCCTGACCAGGTATTTATCGTTCCTCGCGGAATGGACGGTCCGAAACAGGTCGCACTGATGCAGAATGTAGATGCAATAGTTCCTCTGATTGGAATTGACCCTCCGCTTATAGATGTTGCATATATGAAGGAGGAAGTTGAAAATGAATATGGCATTCCTGTCGTTGCAGCGGGTGTACGTGCAGTTGAACTGACTTCAAATAAAATTAAAACCAAGGAATTTTACTCAGAAATTAATGTTGCAACTCCAAATTATCAAATCTTAAACAGTCCTGATGAGCTGGAACTTGATTTTCCTGTTGTATTAAAACAGGGTGAAGGACAGGGCGGAAAAGACATTAAGGTTGCAAATTCAATCGAAGACGTTAATGAGTACTTTGACAAGTTCGACCAGGCACTTTGCGAAGAGTTTATTGAAGGGTCTGAAATATCAATTGAAGTACTTGGATTTGACGGTGAATATGTTGCACTGCCTCCAATTTATAAGGGCGAAACTACAATTGAAGGCACACATCCTCTAAATAAGGTTAAAACAGGTCCATGTATGGTTGAAGGTCTTGACAACAATCTGGTTCAGCATACTGCATATAAAGTTGCTCGAAACCTTGATTCTGACGGAATCTTTGAGATGGATTTCATGTACTGTCCTGAAAGGGATCAGCTGTATGCTATTGAAGTCAATACCCGTCCTAACGGTACAAGATATCTTACAACCGCAACATGTGGTGTTAATTCATTATGCGAATTGATTAATATGGCAATCGGCGAATTCAGTCTTGCAAACATTTCAGATAAATTAAAATATTATCATTCTACAGAAATTCCTATAGGCAATTATGAAGGTCCGTCTCCAAATGAACCTGTAAAATCATTTGATTATAATGATTTTGTTGTTCATGGTCCTGAAGGCTATCAGAGAATCACAGCAAGAGCTAATTCTAAAAAAGAGCTTGAAGATTTGGTTGAAAAATTAACTTAA
- a CDS encoding Mur ligase family protein produces MDIQDLARDIEGKLIGNVDFFSIDGFTGKFTFLNDAHTGDIVIRHWIDATGIEIAFRKNIACLITQNPKDGACQMAEKLNFPLIIVDKIELANAYALSHTIEKYSPNSTNIVITGTNGKSTTSHLIYHILNSAGYHVLTNTDSESEFNTLIDPMVSKLISDEVIENGELDYLVIEVSEVQGWLGSLMKNHAALMSEAVSPKVGVITNIAMDHIGLINSIEEVFEEIKAVPKAIGDGVCVLNHDDELVMKLDAENPFYTSMCEIEGENSVYFNGSDIIYKGESVLTNSELPFKSAHFIQNILSAMGAAISLGLDMDVIVNGVKSYKALNRRFAKICDAPLILDDFAHNPDGIKATISETKKLLPPNQTLYVVCAIRGSRGVEINQLNVDAVVESMDENIQLILSSSRDVVNELNVVESEEKDVFFNTLKENNIEFIHYDELKQCLADTYKKADKNDVILLIGAQGMDPAESLLQDII; encoded by the coding sequence ATGGATATTCAAGATTTGGCTAGAGATATTGAAGGAAAATTAATCGGTAATGTTGATTTTTTCTCTATTGATGGATTTACTGGAAAATTTACTTTTTTAAATGATGCTCATACGGGGGATATAGTTATAAGGCATTGGATTGATGCAACAGGTATTGAAATAGCATTTCGGAAAAATATTGCCTGTTTAATCACCCAAAACCCTAAAGACGGAGCATGTCAAATGGCTGAAAAGCTTAATTTTCCGTTGATTATTGTTGATAAGATAGAACTTGCAAATGCTTATGCACTTTCTCATACTATTGAGAAATATTCTCCAAATTCAACAAATATTGTAATTACCGGAACTAACGGCAAGTCCACTACCTCACATTTAATTTATCATATATTGAATTCTGCAGGATATCATGTTTTAACAAATACTGACAGTGAATCAGAATTTAATACACTCATTGATCCTATGGTGTCCAAATTAATTTCAGATGAAGTAATTGAAAATGGTGAATTGGATTATCTTGTAATTGAAGTCTCTGAAGTTCAGGGATGGTTAGGCAGTCTCATGAAAAATCATGCTGCATTAATGTCTGAAGCGGTAAGTCCTAAAGTGGGCGTAATCACAAATATTGCCATGGATCATATCGGACTTATAAATTCAATAGAAGAAGTCTTTGAAGAAATTAAGGCGGTTCCAAAAGCTATCGGTGATGGCGTTTGCGTATTGAATCATGATGATGAGCTTGTCATGAAACTGGATGCTGAAAATCCGTTCTATACATCAATGTGTGAAATTGAAGGCGAAAATTCAGTTTACTTTAACGGCAGCGACATTATATATAAAGGAGAAAGCGTTCTGACAAACAGTGAACTTCCTTTTAAAAGCGCTCATTTTATTCAGAATATTTTATCTGCCATGGGTGCAGCAATATCATTAGGTCTGGATATGGATGTTATTGTCAATGGTGTGAAATCATATAAGGCATTAAACAGACGTTTTGCAAAGATTTGTGATGCTCCTCTAATTTTGGATGATTTTGCACATAACCCAGATGGAATAAAAGCAACAATTTCAGAGACAAAAAAATTGCTTCCTCCAAATCAGACACTGTATGTAGTCTGCGCCATTAGAGGTTCAAGAGGTGTTGAAATCAATCAGTTAAATGTTGATGCTGTTGTTGAATCAATGGATGAAAATATTCAGCTGATTTTATCCTCAAGCAGGGATGTTGTAAATGAGTTAAACGTTGTTGAAAGTGAGGAAAAAGATGTATTTTTCAACACATTAAAAGAAAACAATATTGAATTTATTCATTATGATGAGTTAAAACAGTGTTTAGCTGATACTTATAAAAAAGCAGATAAAAATGATGTTATTCTATTAATTGGAGCTCAGGGAATGGATCCCGCAGAGTCACTTTTACAGGACATTATATAA
- a CDS encoding multiprotein bridging factor aMBF1 — protein MECEICGKPVPEHNPIRAKIEGSVMIVCKECSKLGKIQKAPPKPKFVQQKNKQQKNKPKRNYSRNDEPSEELIEDFDFAIRKARESRDWSREVLGKKINERVSVITRIETGKMTPDIKLTKKLEKALDIKLLEKVDNVDLNQFINSSSGERTLGNIMKIKRK, from the coding sequence ATGGAATGTGAAATTTGCGGTAAACCAGTACCAGAACATAATCCAATACGAGCTAAAATTGAAGGATCAGTTATGATTGTTTGTAAAGAATGTTCAAAGCTTGGAAAGATTCAAAAAGCACCACCTAAACCAAAATTTGTGCAGCAAAAAAACAAACAGCAAAAGAATAAACCTAAGAGAAATTATTCTAGAAATGATGAACCTTCCGAAGAGCTGATTGAAGATTTCGATTTTGCAATTAGAAAAGCCAGAGAATCTAGAGATTGGTCTCGTGAAGTTTTAGGAAAAAAAATCAATGAAAGGGTTTCAGTCATAACCAGAATTGAAACCGGAAAAATGACACCTGATATAAAATTAACAAAAAAATTAGAAAAAGCATTGGACATTAAGCTGCTTGAAAAAGTAGACAATGTTGATTTGAACCAATTTATAAACAGCTCATCAGGTGAACGTACACTTGGAAATATTATGAAAATAAAAAGGAAATAG
- the hycI gene encoding hydrogenase maturation peptidase HycI encodes MGVGNELKCDDGIGPYIIKELKKENIEDDDRIMFIDAQTVPENFTGKIRKENPSHLIIVDACLMDGEAGDMKIVDKDDFANIGISTHSMSLSFFVRYLEQDTDFKIIFVGIEPESMDYADEPTPKVEKAACEFVNILKGIIL; translated from the coding sequence CTGGGCGTTGGTAACGAGCTTAAATGCGATGACGGTATCGGACCATACATAATTAAAGAACTGAAAAAAGAAAATATTGAAGATGATGACAGAATTATGTTCATTGATGCTCAGACAGTTCCTGAAAACTTTACAGGCAAAATCCGAAAAGAAAATCCAAGCCACCTGATTATAGTGGATGCATGTCTCATGGATGGTGAAGCGGGAGATATGAAAATTGTCGATAAAGATGATTTTGCAAACATTGGTATTTCAACTCATTCAATGTCTCTGTCATTTTTTGTACGATATCTCGAACAGGACACAGACTTTAAAATAATTTTCGTCGGTATTGAACCTGAATCCATGGATTATGCAGATGAACCGACACCAAAAGTTGAAAAAGCCGCCTGTGAATTTGTAAACATTTTAAAAGGGATTATATTATGA
- a CDS encoding proteasome-activating nucleotidase, with the protein MDDFDDLENSSKEQLIEKVESLQEEIDSLREEKSKAKSNLMWKVRKLEKDKVLIENEKIRLERETKSLRSEVDRFRSPPLVLATITEVLDDNRMTVKSSTGPSFLVNYSKFLDEKLLVPGSRVALNQQTFGIVEVLPSEKDANVSGMEIETKPDITYDKIGGLEEQIVEVKETVELPLTEPELFEKVGIEPPKGILLYGPPGTGKTLLAKAVANETNATFIKIVASEFVKKYIGEGARLVREVFELAKEKAPAIIFIDELDAVAAKRLKSSTSGDREVQRTLMQLLAELDGFESRGDIGIIGATNRPDILDPALLRPGRFDRFIEVPLPNIDGRKEILKIHTKNMSFEEEADVDLLADLTDGLSGADLKAVCTEAGMFAIREKRDKITVDDFMDAIEKVMSKTSEEELYNTEAGVMFG; encoded by the coding sequence ATGGATGATTTTGATGATTTGGAAAATTCTTCAAAAGAACAATTAATCGAAAAAGTAGAATCTTTACAAGAAGAGATAGATTCTTTAAGAGAAGAAAAATCCAAAGCTAAAAGTAACTTAATGTGGAAAGTTAGGAAATTAGAAAAGGATAAAGTCCTAATAGAAAATGAAAAGATTAGATTAGAAAGAGAAACTAAATCTTTACGTTCTGAAGTAGATAGATTTAGATCACCTCCTTTAGTATTAGCTACAATTACTGAAGTTTTAGATGATAACAGAATGACTGTTAAAAGTAGCACCGGACCAAGTTTTCTGGTTAATTATTCAAAATTCTTAGATGAAAAATTATTAGTGCCTGGTTCAAGAGTAGCACTTAATCAACAGACTTTCGGTATAGTCGAGGTATTGCCTTCTGAAAAAGATGCAAATGTTTCTGGTATGGAAATAGAAACAAAACCTGATATTACTTATGATAAAATTGGCGGTTTAGAAGAGCAGATTGTGGAAGTTAAAGAAACTGTAGAACTTCCGTTAACTGAACCGGAATTATTCGAAAAAGTAGGTATTGAACCTCCAAAAGGAATATTGTTATACGGTCCTCCTGGAACCGGTAAGACTTTGCTTGCAAAAGCTGTAGCAAATGAAACCAATGCAACATTCATTAAAATCGTTGCATCTGAATTTGTTAAAAAGTACATCGGTGAAGGTGCAAGACTTGTTCGTGAAGTATTCGAACTGGCTAAAGAAAAAGCACCTGCAATCATATTCATTGATGAACTTGATGCTGTTGCAGCTAAAAGACTTAAAAGTTCCACCAGTGGGGACAGAGAAGTCCAAAGGACTTTAATGCAGTTACTTGCTGAACTTGACGGATTTGAATCAAGAGGAGATATCGGAATTATCGGAGCTACTAACAGGCCGGATATTCTTGATCCTGCATTACTGCGTCCTGGACGTTTCGACAGATTTATTGAAGTTCCTCTTCCTAATATCGACGGAAGAAAAGAAATTCTTAAAATCCATACTAAAAACATGTCATTTGAAGAAGAAGCAGACGTTGACCTGTTAGCAGATTTGACTGATGGACTATCTGGTGCAGATTTGAAAGCTGTATGTACTGAAGCAGGTATGTTTGCTATTCGTGAAAAACGTGATAAGATCACTGTTGATGACTTTATGGATGCAATCGAAAAAGTCATGAGCAAGACTAGTGAAGAAGAACTTTACAATACTGAAGCCGGCGTAATGTTCGGTTAA